A genomic window from Caldanaerobius fijiensis DSM 17918 includes:
- a CDS encoding GRAM domain-containing protein has product MKQAVKTLIYAGVPFGIFVGLCIGILNGFYAGVFAGLFSGLLFGLTLSIFAEVQKRKFKKIGLQITNGKKIIMDGGANHFKGVEGVGGWLFLTADELIFKSHAFNVQRHQIIIPLNEIIEVKAVPTAGIIPNGLLIKTNDSTERFVVYNRNTWIKKINEAISALRRGFTGTIG; this is encoded by the coding sequence GTGAAGCAAGCGGTTAAAACTCTTATATATGCTGGCGTTCCGTTTGGGATATTTGTAGGATTGTGTATAGGTATCTTAAATGGTTTCTATGCTGGAGTTTTCGCAGGATTATTTTCCGGGCTATTATTTGGTTTAACATTAAGTATATTTGCAGAAGTGCAAAAAAGAAAGTTTAAAAAAATTGGTCTGCAAATTACAAACGGCAAAAAAATAATAATGGACGGAGGCGCAAATCATTTCAAAGGAGTAGAAGGAGTTGGAGGATGGTTATTTTTAACTGCTGATGAACTTATATTTAAGTCGCATGCTTTTAATGTGCAAAGGCATCAAATAATAATTCCTTTAAACGAGATAATAGAGGTTAAAGCTGTGCCGACTGCCGGAATAATACCGAATGGGTTGTTGATCAAAACCAATGATAGTACCGAAAGATTTGTAGTATACAACCGCAATACATGGATAAAGAAAATCAATGAAGCCATATCAGCTCTTAGGAGAGGTTTTACAGGAACAATAGGTTGA